Proteins encoded within one genomic window of Natator depressus isolate rNatDep1 chromosome 1, rNatDep2.hap1, whole genome shotgun sequence:
- the ARL11 gene encoding ADP-ribosylation factor-like protein 11 isoform X2 yields the protein MGTLSSKAWYKRDARVVMLGLDFAGKSTILSKLKSNELVETFPTVGFNVESLKTPCHLPLTLWDVGGQAKLRASWKDYLEDTDTLIFVLDSADKTRLPEAMAELEKVLNNVNMTGVPVLLLANKQELPRSLSLSELREMLNLEWFSGRSWELRGCSAHTGEGLREALMALAGLLKSRDKNSSECVCAPLQ from the coding sequence atggggaccttGAGCTCCAAGGCTTGGTACAAAAGAGACGCCCGGGTGGTGATGCTGGGACTGGATTTTGCTGGCAAATCCACTATCTTGTCTAAATTGAAGAGCAACGAGCTTGTAGAGACTTTCCCGACAGTGGGCTTCAATGTGGAGTCTCTGAAAACCCCGTGTCATCTACCCTTGACTCTCTGGGATGTGGGTGGTCAAGCCAAGCTCCGCGCTAGCTGGAAGGACTATCTGGAAGACACGGACACTCTCATCTTTGTGCTGGACAGTGCCGACAAAACCCGGCTGCCAGAGGCAATGGCTGAACTGGAGAAAGTTCTGAACAACGTAAACATGACAGGGGTTCCAGTCTTGCTTCTGGCCAACAAGCAGGAGCTGCCAAGGTCCCTGTCTCTCTCAGAGCTGCGGGAGATGCTGAATCTGGAATGGTTCAGTGGCCGAAGCTGGGAGCTGAGAGGGTGCAGTGCTCACACTGGCGAGGGGCTGAGGGAAGCCTTAATGGCCCTGGCAGGACTTCTTAAGAGCCGGGATAAGAATTCCAGTGAATGTGTCTGTGCGCCACTCCAGTGA